A genomic stretch from Falco naumanni isolate bFalNau1 chromosome 8, bFalNau1.pat, whole genome shotgun sequence includes:
- the DUSP1 gene encoding dual specificity protein phosphatase 1, producing the protein MVNLRVCALECEALRGLLTERAAQCLVLDCRSFFSFNAAHIRGSCNVRLSTIVRRRAKGALALEHVVPNEELRARLRQGLVHTVVLLDERSADLELPKRDSTLLLALGTLCREARGARICFLKGGYEAFSSACSELCTKPAAPTGLSLPLSASSAPGSADSGCSSCGTPLYDQGGPVEILPFLYLGSAYHASRKDMLDALGITALINVSANCPNHFEGHYQYKSIPVEDNHKADISSWFNEAIDFIDSVKNDGGRVFVHCQAGISRSATICLAYLMRTNRVKLDEAFEFVKQRRSIISPNFSFMGQLLQFESQVLAPNCSAEAGSPAMSVLDRGASTTTVFNFPVSIPVHTSSSALSYLQSPITTSPSC; encoded by the exons ATGGTGAACCTGCGGGTGTGCGCGCTGGAGTGCGAGGCGCTGCGGGGGCTGCTGACGGAGCGCGCCGCGCAGTGCCTCGTCCTCGACTGCcgctccttcttctccttcaaCGCCGCGCACATCCGCGGCTCCTGCAACGTCCGCCTCAGCACCATCGTCCGCCGCCGCGCCAAGGGCGCCCTGGCCCTGGAGCACGTCGTCCCCAACGAGGAGCTGCGCGCCCGCCTGCGCCAGGGGCTGGTCCACACCGTGGTGCTGCTGGACGAGCGCAGCGCCGACCTGGAGCTGCCCAAGCGCGACAGcacgctgctgctggccctcGGCACCCTCTGCAGGGAGGCCCGCGGCGCCCGCATCTGCTTCCTCAAGG GAGGTTACGAAGCCTTCTCGTCCGCCTGCTCCGAGCTCTGCACCAAGCCGGCCGCCCCCACCGGCCTCAGCCTGCCCCTCAGCGCCAGCAGCGCGCCCGGCAGCGCCGACTCGGGGTGCAGCTCCTGCGGGACCCCCCTCTACGACCAG GGTGGGCCGGTGGAAATCCTGCCCTTCCTCTACCTGGGCAGCGCCTACCACGCCTCCCGAAAGGACATGCTGGATGCTCTGGGGATCACAGCGCTCATCAACGTCTCGGCCAACTGCCCCAACCACTTCGAAGGGCACTACCAGTATAAAAGCATCCCCGTGGAGGACAACCACAAGGCAGATATCAGCTCCTGGTTTAATGAGGCGATTGATTTCATAG acTCTGTTAAAAATGATGGAGGAAGGGTATTTGTGCACTGCCAGGCTGGCATTTCCCGGTCAGCAACCATCTGCCTCGCTTATCTCATGAGGACCAATAGAGTCAAACTGGATGAAGCCTTTGAGTTTGTGAAGCAGAGAAGAAGCATCATCTCTCCAAACTTCAGCTTCATGGGGCAGTTGCTTCAGTTTGAGTCACAGGTCCTTGCCCCCAACTGCTCAGCAGAAGCTGGTAGCCCTGCTATGTCAGTATTGGACAGAGGAGCATCGACCACCACGGTCTTCAATTTTCCAGTCTCCATCCCTGTTCACACCTCATCCAGTGCTTTAAGCTATCTTCAGAGCCCCATCACCACTTCCCCAAGCTGCTGA